The proteins below are encoded in one region of Apium graveolens cultivar Ventura chromosome 4, ASM990537v1, whole genome shotgun sequence:
- the LOC141718659 gene encoding uncharacterized protein LOC141718659 translates to MERSFELVRLGEEQKTIYDTYFLEREVIYWWNLVKALEEVQLVTWTRFKELFLEKYYPRYMQKQMEMKFLELKQGSMTVLEYEKKFTDLSRFVTKYVDTDEEKARIFQQGLEYWIQDRVSMFEIGTYTGVV, encoded by the coding sequence ATGGAGAGATCTTTCGAATTGGTTCGACTAGGGGAAGAACAGAAGACCATATATGACACATATTTCTTAGAAAGGGAAgtgatttattggtggaatttagTCAAAGCTTTGGAAGAAGTTCAACTAGTTACTTGGACTAGGTTTAAggagttgtttttggaaaaatattacCCCCGCTATATGCAGAAACAGATGGAGATGAAATTcttggaattgaaacaaggaaGTATGACAGtcttggaatatgagaagaagtttacagatTTGTCAAGATTTGTGACCAAGTATGTGGATACTGATGAAGAGAAGGCTCGAATATTTCAACAAGGGCTCGAATATTGGATTCAAGATAGAGTGTCGATGTTTGAGATTGGTACCTATACTGGGGTAGTTTAG